A single region of the Musa acuminata AAA Group cultivar baxijiao chromosome BXJ1-11, Cavendish_Baxijiao_AAA, whole genome shotgun sequence genome encodes:
- the LOC135597191 gene encoding ABC transporter G family member 25-like encodes MPSDHEQSAASGGGDRRMNSFISVDACFPLTLQFMDISYRVKLDPTLTSSGKGVKRMLNSASGSSAVPEEKVILNGVSGMVSPGEMLVVLGPSGSGKSTLLSILAGRLQGKHSGAVLANGRRLTKPVLRRTGFVTQDDVLYPHLTVRETLVFCAMLRLPRTVAKEEKVAAAEAVMSELGLCKCADTPVGSPFVRGISGGERKRVSIGHEMLLNPSLLVLDEPTSGLDSTAASWLVATLSGLARKGRTVVTSVHQPASRVYQMFDSVLLLSGGSCLYFGKAKDTMDYFGSVGFAPRFHVNPADFMLDLANGVTQIDCQGDAEKSTVKQSLISSYNRLLAPQLKAGLSAAVARDAAQTGKEASFEREKRDHSSISWFSQFSILLQRSLKERRHESFNSLRVFQVMAAAVLSGSMWWHSSIHDVQDRLGLLFFVAIFWGVFASFNAVFTFQQERAIFVKEKSSGMYSLSSYFMARMAGDLPMELILPTVFTLILYWMAGLRAEPAAFLITLAVLLGYVLVAQGLGLVVGAAIMDAKQASTVVTITMLAFLLTGGFYVQNIPSFLAWLKYVSCTFYCYRLLVRIQYRGEEMEYFLGSSHQRSRREAEGEMAGEVSTLVSVGALIAMFVGYRILAYVALRRIKA; translated from the exons ATGCCTTCCGATCATGAACAAAGTGCTGCTAGTGGTGGTGGGGACCGAAGGATGAACTCATTCATCTCCGTGGACGCTTGCTTCCCGCTCACTCTTCAA TTCATGGATATTTCGTATCGCGTCAAGCTCGATCCGACGTTGACGTCAAGTGGTAAAGGAGTTAAACGCATGCTCAACTCGGCGAGCGGTTCCTCGGCCGTCCCCGAAGAGAAAGTCATCCTCAATGGCGTAAGCGGCATGGTGTCGCCCGGCGAGATGCTCGTGGTCCTAGGCCCCTCCGGCAGCGGGAAATCCACTCTGTTGAGCATCCTCGCTGGCCGGCTGCAAGGGAAGCACTCCGGCGCGGTGCTGGCGAACGGCCGCCGGCTCACGAAGCCGGTCCTACGACGGACCGGCTTCGTAACGCAGGATGACGTGCTTTACCCGCATTTAACCGTGAGGGAGACCTTGGTCTTCTGCGCCATGCTCCGGCTGCCGAGAACGGTGGCGAAGGAGGAGAAGGTGGCCGCGGCGGAGGCGGTGATGTCGGAGCTGGGGTTGTGCAAGTGCGCTGACACCCCGGTAGGCAGCCCCTTCGTCCGCGGGATCTCCGGCGGGGAGCGGAAGCGGGTCAGCATCGGTCACGAGATGCTGCTGAACCCGAGCCTGCTGGTGCTGGACGAGCCGACGTCGGGGCTGGACTCGACGGCGGCGAGCTGGCTGGTGGCGACGCTGAGCGGGCTTGCCAGGAAGGGGAGGACGGTGGTGACGTCGGTGCACCAGCCGGCGAGCCGGGTGTACCAGATGTTCGACTCGGTGCTGCTGCTCTCGGGGGGGAGCTGCTTGTACTTCGGCAAGGCCAAGGACACCATGGACTACTTCGGCTCCGTCGGCTTTGCTCCAAGGTTTCATGTCAACCCGGCTGACTTCATGCTCGACTTGGCCAATG GGGTCACTCAGATAGATTGCCAGGGTGATGCAGAGAAGTCCACCGTCAAGCAATCTCTCATCTCCTCCTACAACAGATTGTTGGCACCACAACTGAAGGCAGGACTGAGTGCTGCCGTGGCCAGAGATGCTGCCCAGACTG GTAAAGAAGCATCTTTTGAGAGGGAGAAGAGAGACCACAGCAGCATCAGCTGGTTCAGCCAGTTCTCCATCCTCCTCCAGAGAAGCCTCAAGGAGAGGCGCCATGAATCCTTCAATTCCCTCAGGGTGTTCCAAGTCATGGCAGCAGCAGTCCTCTCAGGGTCCATGTGGTGGCATTCCAGCATCCATGACGTCCAAGACCGGctcggactcctcttcttcgtcgCCATCTTCTGGGGTGTCTTCGCATCGTTCAATGCCGTATTCACATTCCAGCAGGAAAGAGCAATCTTCGTCAAGGAGAAGTCCTCGGGCATGTACAGCTTGTCCTCCTACTTCATGGCGAGAATGGCCGGTGACCTGCCGATGGAGCTCATCCTCCCCACCGTGTTCACGCTGATCCTGTATTGGATGGCAGGGCTGAGAGCTGAGCCTGCAGCATTCCTGATCACGCTTGCGGTGCTGCTCGGGTACGTCCTCGTGGCACAAGGCCTTGGGCTGGTTGTCGGTGCTGCAATCATGGACGCCAAGCAGGCTTCCACCGTAGTGACAATCACCATGCTGGCATTCCTGCTCACGGGAGGATTCTACGTTCAAAACATTCCGAGCTTCTTGGCGTGGCTGAAGTACGTGTCGTGTACCTTCTACTGCTACAGGCTTCTCGTTAGGATTCAGTACAGAGGCGAGGAAATGGAGTACTTTCTGGGGTCGTCGCATCAGAGGAGTAGGAGGGAGGCAGAAGGTGAGATGGCGGGAGAAGTAAGCACACTGGTGAGCGTCGGAGCACTCATCGCCATGTTCGTAGGATACAGGATATTGGCGTACGTTGCTCTCAGGCGCATCAAAGCATGA